From the genome of Lagopus muta isolate bLagMut1 chromosome 22, bLagMut1 primary, whole genome shotgun sequence, one region includes:
- the BCO2 gene encoding carotenoid-cleaving dioxygenase, mitochondrial isoform X3, producing MPSSEQSMFSKIVLSAVSILNSNLRHLLSSLMQFIPGLKNSLPSPSKEQFTLPNLQCISPLLQTVEETPEPIPAKIKGHIPEWINGNLLRNGPGKFEFGEEKYNHWFDGMALLHHFQLRNGTVTYQSKFLQSNSYLTNNQHNRIVVSEFGTLAMPDPCKSVFARFMSRFDPPKPSDNANVSCVVYKGDYYVTGENNCMYKVDPETLEMKEKVDWTKFVAVNGATAHPHYAPDGTAYNMGNSYGKFGTTYNIIEVPPQKSNCNETLEGAKVLCSIAPMDNMKPSYYHSFGMSENYIIFIEQPIKLNLLRIITSKFRGKPISDGINWEPQYNTRFHVVDKRTGKVLPGQWYTKPFVTFHQINAFEDRGCVVLDLCCQDDGKTLAVYKLQNMRKSGADLDQIFGSVARAFPRRFVLPLNVNSDTPVGKNLNPLSYTMAKAVKDSDDKVWCTHENLHPDGFEDFGGLEFPQINYSQYSGRRYRYFYGCGFRHFIGDSLMKVDVETKNFQIWQEDGSYPSEPVFVPVPNATAEDSGVILSVVISPDENRSAFLLVLDAETFTELGRAEVPVQMPYGFHGIFSSR from the exons ATGCCTTCTTCCGAGCAGAGTATGTTTTCCAAAATCGTTTTGTCAGCCGTCAGCATCCTGAATTCTAATTTGCGGCATTTGCTCTCCTCTTTGATGCAATTCATTCCAG GTCTAAAGAATTCACTGCCCAGTCCATCAAAGGAGCAATTCACCTTGCCCAATTTGCAGTGTATCTCTCCCTTACTACAGACAGTGGAGGAGACCCCAGAGCCCATCCCAGCCAAGATCAAAGGACATATTCCTGAATGGATTAATGGCAATCTTCTGAGAAATGGCCCTGGGAAATTTGAGTTTGGTGAGGAGAA ATACAACCACTGGTTTGATGGCATGGCCCTGCTGCATCACTTTCAGCTGAGGAACGGCACGGTGACATACCAGAGCAAGTTTCTGCAGAGCAACTCCTACCTGACGAACAACCAGCACAACCGCATTGTGGTCTCAGAATTTGGGACGCTGGCAATGCCAGATCCATGCAAGAGTGTCTTTGCACGCTTCATGTCACGCTTTGATCCTCCAA AGCCAAGTGACAATGCCAATGTGAGCTGTGTTGTGTATAAAGGAGACTACTATGTCACTGGCGAGAACAATTGCATGTACAAAGTGGACCCAGAAACActtgaaatgaaggaaaag GTAGACTGGACCAAGTTTGTTGCCGTGAATGGGGCCACTGCTCACCCTCACTATGCACCTGATGGGACAGCTTACAACATGGGAAACTCCTATGGGAAATTTG ggactACATATAATATCATTGAGGTCCCTCCACAAAAGTCGAACTGCAATGAGACGTTAGAGGGAGCGAAAGTGTTGTGCTCCATTGCTCCAATGGATAACATGAAACCCTCCTACTATCACAGCTTTG GGATGAGTGAAAATTATATCATTTTCATTGAGCAGCCCATCAAGCTGAATCTGTTGCGGATTATCACTTCCAAATTCCGTGGGAAGCCCATTTCTGACGGGATAAACTGGGAGCCTCAGTACAACACTCGCTTCCACGTGGTGGATAAACGCACTGGGAAG GTGCTGCCAGGGCAATGGTATACTAAGCCCTTTGTTACTTTCCATCAAATCAATGCCTTTGAAGACCGTGGCTGTGTGGTCCTTGACTTGTGCTGCCAGGATGATGGGAAAACTCTGGCTGTCTACAAGCTGCAGAATATGAGGAAGAGTGGAGCAGATTTAGATCAG ATTTTTGGCTCAGTAGCCCGAGCTTTCCCCCGTCGCTTTGTCCTCCCACTGAACGTGAATTCGGATACACCTGTGGGGAAGAATCTGAACCCTCTGTCTTACACGATGGCAAAGGCTGTGAAAGACTCAGATGACAAG GTCTGGTGCACACATGAAAATCTTCACCCTGATGGCTTTGAAGACTTTGGGGGTTTGGAGTTCCCCCAGATTAACTACTCTCAGTACAGTGGTAGGAGATACCGTTACTTCTACGGGTGTGGTTTTCGGCATTTCATCGGAGATTCCCTAATGAAGGTTGATGTGGAGACCAAGAATTTCCAG ATTTGGCAGGAAGACGGATCCTACCCCTCAGAGCCTGTTTTTGTGCCAGTGCCTAATGCCACGGCAGAAGACAGTGGAGTCATCTTGTCTGTTGTGATCTCCCCTGATGAG AACCGAAGTGCTTTCCTGCTTGTCTTGGATGCAGAGACCTTCACAGAACTGGGGCGAGCAGAAGTCCCAGTGCAAATGCCTTATGGATTCCATGGGATCTTCAGCTCTCGCtaa
- the BCO2 gene encoding carotenoid-cleaving dioxygenase, mitochondrial isoform X4, whose product MLHRCFCPIALPNNMQTGGYIRNDPFLQLLISLPGLKNSLPSPSKEQFTLPNLQCISPLLQTVEETPEPIPAKIKGHIPEWINGNLLRNGPGKFEFGEEKYNHWFDGMALLHHFQLRNGTVTYQSKFLQSNSYLTNNQHNRIVVSEFGTLAMPDPCKSVFARFMSRFDPPKPSDNANVSCVVYKGDYYVTGENNCMYKVDPETLEMKEKVDWTKFVAVNGATAHPHYAPDGTAYNMGNSYGKFGTTYNIIEVPPQKSNCNETLEGAKVLCSIAPMDNMKPSYYHSFGMSENYIIFIEQPIKLNLLRIITSKFRGKPISDGINWEPQYNTRFHVVDKRTGKVLPGQWYTKPFVTFHQINAFEDRGCVVLDLCCQDDGKTLAVYKLQNMRKSGADLDQIFGSVARAFPRRFVLPLNVNSDTPVGKNLNPLSYTMAKAVKDSDDKVWCTHENLHPDGFEDFGGLEFPQINYSQYSGRRYRYFYGCGFRHFIGDSLMKVDVETKNFQIWQEDGSYPSEPVFVPVPNATAEDSGVILSVVISPDENRSAFLLVLDAETFTELGRAEVPVQMPYGFHGIFSSR is encoded by the exons ATGCTTCACCGATGCTTTTGTCCTATTGCTCTGCCTAATAATATGCAAACAGGAGGCTACATCAGAAACGACCCTTTTTTGCAGTTGCTTATTTCTTTACCAG GTCTAAAGAATTCACTGCCCAGTCCATCAAAGGAGCAATTCACCTTGCCCAATTTGCAGTGTATCTCTCCCTTACTACAGACAGTGGAGGAGACCCCAGAGCCCATCCCAGCCAAGATCAAAGGACATATTCCTGAATGGATTAATGGCAATCTTCTGAGAAATGGCCCTGGGAAATTTGAGTTTGGTGAGGAGAA ATACAACCACTGGTTTGATGGCATGGCCCTGCTGCATCACTTTCAGCTGAGGAACGGCACGGTGACATACCAGAGCAAGTTTCTGCAGAGCAACTCCTACCTGACGAACAACCAGCACAACCGCATTGTGGTCTCAGAATTTGGGACGCTGGCAATGCCAGATCCATGCAAGAGTGTCTTTGCACGCTTCATGTCACGCTTTGATCCTCCAA AGCCAAGTGACAATGCCAATGTGAGCTGTGTTGTGTATAAAGGAGACTACTATGTCACTGGCGAGAACAATTGCATGTACAAAGTGGACCCAGAAACActtgaaatgaaggaaaag GTAGACTGGACCAAGTTTGTTGCCGTGAATGGGGCCACTGCTCACCCTCACTATGCACCTGATGGGACAGCTTACAACATGGGAAACTCCTATGGGAAATTTG ggactACATATAATATCATTGAGGTCCCTCCACAAAAGTCGAACTGCAATGAGACGTTAGAGGGAGCGAAAGTGTTGTGCTCCATTGCTCCAATGGATAACATGAAACCCTCCTACTATCACAGCTTTG GGATGAGTGAAAATTATATCATTTTCATTGAGCAGCCCATCAAGCTGAATCTGTTGCGGATTATCACTTCCAAATTCCGTGGGAAGCCCATTTCTGACGGGATAAACTGGGAGCCTCAGTACAACACTCGCTTCCACGTGGTGGATAAACGCACTGGGAAG GTGCTGCCAGGGCAATGGTATACTAAGCCCTTTGTTACTTTCCATCAAATCAATGCCTTTGAAGACCGTGGCTGTGTGGTCCTTGACTTGTGCTGCCAGGATGATGGGAAAACTCTGGCTGTCTACAAGCTGCAGAATATGAGGAAGAGTGGAGCAGATTTAGATCAG ATTTTTGGCTCAGTAGCCCGAGCTTTCCCCCGTCGCTTTGTCCTCCCACTGAACGTGAATTCGGATACACCTGTGGGGAAGAATCTGAACCCTCTGTCTTACACGATGGCAAAGGCTGTGAAAGACTCAGATGACAAG GTCTGGTGCACACATGAAAATCTTCACCCTGATGGCTTTGAAGACTTTGGGGGTTTGGAGTTCCCCCAGATTAACTACTCTCAGTACAGTGGTAGGAGATACCGTTACTTCTACGGGTGTGGTTTTCGGCATTTCATCGGAGATTCCCTAATGAAGGTTGATGTGGAGACCAAGAATTTCCAG ATTTGGCAGGAAGACGGATCCTACCCCTCAGAGCCTGTTTTTGTGCCAGTGCCTAATGCCACGGCAGAAGACAGTGGAGTCATCTTGTCTGTTGTGATCTCCCCTGATGAG AACCGAAGTGCTTTCCTGCTTGTCTTGGATGCAGAGACCTTCACAGAACTGGGGCGAGCAGAAGTCCCAGTGCAAATGCCTTATGGATTCCATGGGATCTTCAGCTCTCGCtaa
- the TEX12 gene encoding testis-expressed protein 12 yields MVQGTRAAREGTAEMLFFPIRALSINYHIQNVITMTSSAQKPDESRSKRRKELEADDTESPQLSSADTADPALSDGLQSLYKPEPLEELLNEMNKEIKNLLAKYAHILSERAAMDASYVQELDGILKEARTIENHLKQKKESLKQRFAMIANTLQS; encoded by the exons ATGGTGCA AGGAACCAGAGCTGCTCGCGAGGGAACGGCTGAGATGCTCTTCTTTCCCATCCGAGCTCTTTCCATCAACTATCACATCCAGAATGTG ATAACTATGACGAGCAGCGCGCAGAAACCTGATGAAAGCAGAAGTAAACGCAGGAAAGAGCTGGAG GCCGATGATACAGAAAGCCCTCAGCTGTCCTCTGCTGACACAGCAGACCCAGCGCTTTCGGATGGCCTGCAGTCCCTGTACAAACCTGAGCCCCTGGAAGAGCTGCTAAACG agaTGAATAAAGAAATCAAGAACTTGTTGGCAAAGTATGCCCACATCTTAAG TGAGAGAGCAGCAATGGATGCTTCTTACGTGCAAGAGCTTGATGGAATCTTGAAGGAAGCGAGAACAATAGAAAACcacttaaaacagaaaaaagagagTCTGAAGCAGAGATTCGCTATGATTGCAAATACTCTGCAAAGCTAA
- the BCO2 gene encoding carotenoid-cleaving dioxygenase, mitochondrial isoform X6 has protein sequence MALLHHFQLRNGTVTYQSKFLQSNSYLTNNQHNRIVVSEFGTLAMPDPCKSVFARFMSRFDPPKPSDNANVSCVVYKGDYYVTGENNCMYKVDPETLEMKEKVDWTKFVAVNGATAHPHYAPDGTAYNMGNSYGKFGTTYNIIEVPPQKSNCNETLEGAKVLCSIAPMDNMKPSYYHSFGMSENYIIFIEQPIKLNLLRIITSKFRGKPISDGINWEPQYNTRFHVVDKRTGKVLPGQWYTKPFVTFHQINAFEDRGCVVLDLCCQDDGKTLAVYKLQNMRKSGADLDQIFGSVARAFPRRFVLPLNVNSDTPVGKNLNPLSYTMAKAVKDSDDKVWCTHENLHPDGFEDFGGLEFPQINYSQYSGRRYRYFYGCGFRHFIGDSLMKVDVETKNFQIWQEDGSYPSEPVFVPVPNATAEDSGVILSVVISPDENRSAFLLVLDAETFTELGRAEVPVQMPYGFHGIFSSR, from the exons ATGGCCCTGCTGCATCACTTTCAGCTGAGGAACGGCACGGTGACATACCAGAGCAAGTTTCTGCAGAGCAACTCCTACCTGACGAACAACCAGCACAACCGCATTGTGGTCTCAGAATTTGGGACGCTGGCAATGCCAGATCCATGCAAGAGTGTCTTTGCACGCTTCATGTCACGCTTTGATCCTCCAA AGCCAAGTGACAATGCCAATGTGAGCTGTGTTGTGTATAAAGGAGACTACTATGTCACTGGCGAGAACAATTGCATGTACAAAGTGGACCCAGAAACActtgaaatgaaggaaaag GTAGACTGGACCAAGTTTGTTGCCGTGAATGGGGCCACTGCTCACCCTCACTATGCACCTGATGGGACAGCTTACAACATGGGAAACTCCTATGGGAAATTTG ggactACATATAATATCATTGAGGTCCCTCCACAAAAGTCGAACTGCAATGAGACGTTAGAGGGAGCGAAAGTGTTGTGCTCCATTGCTCCAATGGATAACATGAAACCCTCCTACTATCACAGCTTTG GGATGAGTGAAAATTATATCATTTTCATTGAGCAGCCCATCAAGCTGAATCTGTTGCGGATTATCACTTCCAAATTCCGTGGGAAGCCCATTTCTGACGGGATAAACTGGGAGCCTCAGTACAACACTCGCTTCCACGTGGTGGATAAACGCACTGGGAAG GTGCTGCCAGGGCAATGGTATACTAAGCCCTTTGTTACTTTCCATCAAATCAATGCCTTTGAAGACCGTGGCTGTGTGGTCCTTGACTTGTGCTGCCAGGATGATGGGAAAACTCTGGCTGTCTACAAGCTGCAGAATATGAGGAAGAGTGGAGCAGATTTAGATCAG ATTTTTGGCTCAGTAGCCCGAGCTTTCCCCCGTCGCTTTGTCCTCCCACTGAACGTGAATTCGGATACACCTGTGGGGAAGAATCTGAACCCTCTGTCTTACACGATGGCAAAGGCTGTGAAAGACTCAGATGACAAG GTCTGGTGCACACATGAAAATCTTCACCCTGATGGCTTTGAAGACTTTGGGGGTTTGGAGTTCCCCCAGATTAACTACTCTCAGTACAGTGGTAGGAGATACCGTTACTTCTACGGGTGTGGTTTTCGGCATTTCATCGGAGATTCCCTAATGAAGGTTGATGTGGAGACCAAGAATTTCCAG ATTTGGCAGGAAGACGGATCCTACCCCTCAGAGCCTGTTTTTGTGCCAGTGCCTAATGCCACGGCAGAAGACAGTGGAGTCATCTTGTCTGTTGTGATCTCCCCTGATGAG AACCGAAGTGCTTTCCTGCTTGTCTTGGATGCAGAGACCTTCACAGAACTGGGGCGAGCAGAAGTCCCAGTGCAAATGCCTTATGGATTCCATGGGATCTTCAGCTCTCGCtaa
- the BCO2 gene encoding carotenoid-cleaving dioxygenase, mitochondrial isoform X1, with product MPSSEQSMFSKIVLSAVSILNSNLRHLLSSLMQFIPARKWVAESLAMGNLLARWNEEPSVGISQQTQGLKNSLPSPSKEQFTLPNLQCISPLLQTVEETPEPIPAKIKGHIPEWINGNLLRNGPGKFEFGEEKYNHWFDGMALLHHFQLRNGTVTYQSKFLQSNSYLTNNQHNRIVVSEFGTLAMPDPCKSVFARFMSRFDPPKPSDNANVSCVVYKGDYYVTGENNCMYKVDPETLEMKEKVDWTKFVAVNGATAHPHYAPDGTAYNMGNSYGKFGTTYNIIEVPPQKSNCNETLEGAKVLCSIAPMDNMKPSYYHSFGMSENYIIFIEQPIKLNLLRIITSKFRGKPISDGINWEPQYNTRFHVVDKRTGKVLPGQWYTKPFVTFHQINAFEDRGCVVLDLCCQDDGKTLAVYKLQNMRKSGADLDQIFGSVARAFPRRFVLPLNVNSDTPVGKNLNPLSYTMAKAVKDSDDKVWCTHENLHPDGFEDFGGLEFPQINYSQYSGRRYRYFYGCGFRHFIGDSLMKVDVETKNFQIWQEDGSYPSEPVFVPVPNATAEDSGVILSVVISPDENRSAFLLVLDAETFTELGRAEVPVQMPYGFHGIFSSR from the exons ATGCCTTCTTCCGAGCAGAGTATGTTTTCCAAAATCGTTTTGTCAGCCGTCAGCATCCTGAATTCTAATTTGCGGCATTTGCTCTCCTCTTTGATGCAATTCATTCCAG CAAGGAAGTGGGTGGCTGAGTCCCTGGCAATGGGGAATCTCCTGGCTAGATGGAACGAGGAGCCAAGTGTGGGGATCTCCCAGCAGACACAAG GTCTAAAGAATTCACTGCCCAGTCCATCAAAGGAGCAATTCACCTTGCCCAATTTGCAGTGTATCTCTCCCTTACTACAGACAGTGGAGGAGACCCCAGAGCCCATCCCAGCCAAGATCAAAGGACATATTCCTGAATGGATTAATGGCAATCTTCTGAGAAATGGCCCTGGGAAATTTGAGTTTGGTGAGGAGAA ATACAACCACTGGTTTGATGGCATGGCCCTGCTGCATCACTTTCAGCTGAGGAACGGCACGGTGACATACCAGAGCAAGTTTCTGCAGAGCAACTCCTACCTGACGAACAACCAGCACAACCGCATTGTGGTCTCAGAATTTGGGACGCTGGCAATGCCAGATCCATGCAAGAGTGTCTTTGCACGCTTCATGTCACGCTTTGATCCTCCAA AGCCAAGTGACAATGCCAATGTGAGCTGTGTTGTGTATAAAGGAGACTACTATGTCACTGGCGAGAACAATTGCATGTACAAAGTGGACCCAGAAACActtgaaatgaaggaaaag GTAGACTGGACCAAGTTTGTTGCCGTGAATGGGGCCACTGCTCACCCTCACTATGCACCTGATGGGACAGCTTACAACATGGGAAACTCCTATGGGAAATTTG ggactACATATAATATCATTGAGGTCCCTCCACAAAAGTCGAACTGCAATGAGACGTTAGAGGGAGCGAAAGTGTTGTGCTCCATTGCTCCAATGGATAACATGAAACCCTCCTACTATCACAGCTTTG GGATGAGTGAAAATTATATCATTTTCATTGAGCAGCCCATCAAGCTGAATCTGTTGCGGATTATCACTTCCAAATTCCGTGGGAAGCCCATTTCTGACGGGATAAACTGGGAGCCTCAGTACAACACTCGCTTCCACGTGGTGGATAAACGCACTGGGAAG GTGCTGCCAGGGCAATGGTATACTAAGCCCTTTGTTACTTTCCATCAAATCAATGCCTTTGAAGACCGTGGCTGTGTGGTCCTTGACTTGTGCTGCCAGGATGATGGGAAAACTCTGGCTGTCTACAAGCTGCAGAATATGAGGAAGAGTGGAGCAGATTTAGATCAG ATTTTTGGCTCAGTAGCCCGAGCTTTCCCCCGTCGCTTTGTCCTCCCACTGAACGTGAATTCGGATACACCTGTGGGGAAGAATCTGAACCCTCTGTCTTACACGATGGCAAAGGCTGTGAAAGACTCAGATGACAAG GTCTGGTGCACACATGAAAATCTTCACCCTGATGGCTTTGAAGACTTTGGGGGTTTGGAGTTCCCCCAGATTAACTACTCTCAGTACAGTGGTAGGAGATACCGTTACTTCTACGGGTGTGGTTTTCGGCATTTCATCGGAGATTCCCTAATGAAGGTTGATGTGGAGACCAAGAATTTCCAG ATTTGGCAGGAAGACGGATCCTACCCCTCAGAGCCTGTTTTTGTGCCAGTGCCTAATGCCACGGCAGAAGACAGTGGAGTCATCTTGTCTGTTGTGATCTCCCCTGATGAG AACCGAAGTGCTTTCCTGCTTGTCTTGGATGCAGAGACCTTCACAGAACTGGGGCGAGCAGAAGTCCCAGTGCAAATGCCTTATGGATTCCATGGGATCTTCAGCTCTCGCtaa
- the BCO2 gene encoding carotenoid-cleaving dioxygenase, mitochondrial isoform X5: MPSSEQSLKNSLPSPSKEQFTLPNLQCISPLLQTVEETPEPIPAKIKGHIPEWINGNLLRNGPGKFEFGEEKYNHWFDGMALLHHFQLRNGTVTYQSKFLQSNSYLTNNQHNRIVVSEFGTLAMPDPCKSVFARFMSRFDPPKPSDNANVSCVVYKGDYYVTGENNCMYKVDPETLEMKEKVDWTKFVAVNGATAHPHYAPDGTAYNMGNSYGKFGTTYNIIEVPPQKSNCNETLEGAKVLCSIAPMDNMKPSYYHSFGMSENYIIFIEQPIKLNLLRIITSKFRGKPISDGINWEPQYNTRFHVVDKRTGKVLPGQWYTKPFVTFHQINAFEDRGCVVLDLCCQDDGKTLAVYKLQNMRKSGADLDQIFGSVARAFPRRFVLPLNVNSDTPVGKNLNPLSYTMAKAVKDSDDKVWCTHENLHPDGFEDFGGLEFPQINYSQYSGRRYRYFYGCGFRHFIGDSLMKVDVETKNFQIWQEDGSYPSEPVFVPVPNATAEDSGVILSVVISPDENRSAFLLVLDAETFTELGRAEVPVQMPYGFHGIFSSR; encoded by the exons ATGCCTTCTTCCGAGCAGA GTCTAAAGAATTCACTGCCCAGTCCATCAAAGGAGCAATTCACCTTGCCCAATTTGCAGTGTATCTCTCCCTTACTACAGACAGTGGAGGAGACCCCAGAGCCCATCCCAGCCAAGATCAAAGGACATATTCCTGAATGGATTAATGGCAATCTTCTGAGAAATGGCCCTGGGAAATTTGAGTTTGGTGAGGAGAA ATACAACCACTGGTTTGATGGCATGGCCCTGCTGCATCACTTTCAGCTGAGGAACGGCACGGTGACATACCAGAGCAAGTTTCTGCAGAGCAACTCCTACCTGACGAACAACCAGCACAACCGCATTGTGGTCTCAGAATTTGGGACGCTGGCAATGCCAGATCCATGCAAGAGTGTCTTTGCACGCTTCATGTCACGCTTTGATCCTCCAA AGCCAAGTGACAATGCCAATGTGAGCTGTGTTGTGTATAAAGGAGACTACTATGTCACTGGCGAGAACAATTGCATGTACAAAGTGGACCCAGAAACActtgaaatgaaggaaaag GTAGACTGGACCAAGTTTGTTGCCGTGAATGGGGCCACTGCTCACCCTCACTATGCACCTGATGGGACAGCTTACAACATGGGAAACTCCTATGGGAAATTTG ggactACATATAATATCATTGAGGTCCCTCCACAAAAGTCGAACTGCAATGAGACGTTAGAGGGAGCGAAAGTGTTGTGCTCCATTGCTCCAATGGATAACATGAAACCCTCCTACTATCACAGCTTTG GGATGAGTGAAAATTATATCATTTTCATTGAGCAGCCCATCAAGCTGAATCTGTTGCGGATTATCACTTCCAAATTCCGTGGGAAGCCCATTTCTGACGGGATAAACTGGGAGCCTCAGTACAACACTCGCTTCCACGTGGTGGATAAACGCACTGGGAAG GTGCTGCCAGGGCAATGGTATACTAAGCCCTTTGTTACTTTCCATCAAATCAATGCCTTTGAAGACCGTGGCTGTGTGGTCCTTGACTTGTGCTGCCAGGATGATGGGAAAACTCTGGCTGTCTACAAGCTGCAGAATATGAGGAAGAGTGGAGCAGATTTAGATCAG ATTTTTGGCTCAGTAGCCCGAGCTTTCCCCCGTCGCTTTGTCCTCCCACTGAACGTGAATTCGGATACACCTGTGGGGAAGAATCTGAACCCTCTGTCTTACACGATGGCAAAGGCTGTGAAAGACTCAGATGACAAG GTCTGGTGCACACATGAAAATCTTCACCCTGATGGCTTTGAAGACTTTGGGGGTTTGGAGTTCCCCCAGATTAACTACTCTCAGTACAGTGGTAGGAGATACCGTTACTTCTACGGGTGTGGTTTTCGGCATTTCATCGGAGATTCCCTAATGAAGGTTGATGTGGAGACCAAGAATTTCCAG ATTTGGCAGGAAGACGGATCCTACCCCTCAGAGCCTGTTTTTGTGCCAGTGCCTAATGCCACGGCAGAAGACAGTGGAGTCATCTTGTCTGTTGTGATCTCCCCTGATGAG AACCGAAGTGCTTTCCTGCTTGTCTTGGATGCAGAGACCTTCACAGAACTGGGGCGAGCAGAAGTCCCAGTGCAAATGCCTTATGGATTCCATGGGATCTTCAGCTCTCGCtaa
- the BCO2 gene encoding carotenoid-cleaving dioxygenase, mitochondrial isoform X2 has product MPSSEQTRKWVAESLAMGNLLARWNEEPSVGISQQTQGLKNSLPSPSKEQFTLPNLQCISPLLQTVEETPEPIPAKIKGHIPEWINGNLLRNGPGKFEFGEEKYNHWFDGMALLHHFQLRNGTVTYQSKFLQSNSYLTNNQHNRIVVSEFGTLAMPDPCKSVFARFMSRFDPPKPSDNANVSCVVYKGDYYVTGENNCMYKVDPETLEMKEKVDWTKFVAVNGATAHPHYAPDGTAYNMGNSYGKFGTTYNIIEVPPQKSNCNETLEGAKVLCSIAPMDNMKPSYYHSFGMSENYIIFIEQPIKLNLLRIITSKFRGKPISDGINWEPQYNTRFHVVDKRTGKVLPGQWYTKPFVTFHQINAFEDRGCVVLDLCCQDDGKTLAVYKLQNMRKSGADLDQIFGSVARAFPRRFVLPLNVNSDTPVGKNLNPLSYTMAKAVKDSDDKVWCTHENLHPDGFEDFGGLEFPQINYSQYSGRRYRYFYGCGFRHFIGDSLMKVDVETKNFQIWQEDGSYPSEPVFVPVPNATAEDSGVILSVVISPDENRSAFLLVLDAETFTELGRAEVPVQMPYGFHGIFSSR; this is encoded by the exons ATGCCTTCTTCCGAGCAGA CAAGGAAGTGGGTGGCTGAGTCCCTGGCAATGGGGAATCTCCTGGCTAGATGGAACGAGGAGCCAAGTGTGGGGATCTCCCAGCAGACACAAG GTCTAAAGAATTCACTGCCCAGTCCATCAAAGGAGCAATTCACCTTGCCCAATTTGCAGTGTATCTCTCCCTTACTACAGACAGTGGAGGAGACCCCAGAGCCCATCCCAGCCAAGATCAAAGGACATATTCCTGAATGGATTAATGGCAATCTTCTGAGAAATGGCCCTGGGAAATTTGAGTTTGGTGAGGAGAA ATACAACCACTGGTTTGATGGCATGGCCCTGCTGCATCACTTTCAGCTGAGGAACGGCACGGTGACATACCAGAGCAAGTTTCTGCAGAGCAACTCCTACCTGACGAACAACCAGCACAACCGCATTGTGGTCTCAGAATTTGGGACGCTGGCAATGCCAGATCCATGCAAGAGTGTCTTTGCACGCTTCATGTCACGCTTTGATCCTCCAA AGCCAAGTGACAATGCCAATGTGAGCTGTGTTGTGTATAAAGGAGACTACTATGTCACTGGCGAGAACAATTGCATGTACAAAGTGGACCCAGAAACActtgaaatgaaggaaaag GTAGACTGGACCAAGTTTGTTGCCGTGAATGGGGCCACTGCTCACCCTCACTATGCACCTGATGGGACAGCTTACAACATGGGAAACTCCTATGGGAAATTTG ggactACATATAATATCATTGAGGTCCCTCCACAAAAGTCGAACTGCAATGAGACGTTAGAGGGAGCGAAAGTGTTGTGCTCCATTGCTCCAATGGATAACATGAAACCCTCCTACTATCACAGCTTTG GGATGAGTGAAAATTATATCATTTTCATTGAGCAGCCCATCAAGCTGAATCTGTTGCGGATTATCACTTCCAAATTCCGTGGGAAGCCCATTTCTGACGGGATAAACTGGGAGCCTCAGTACAACACTCGCTTCCACGTGGTGGATAAACGCACTGGGAAG GTGCTGCCAGGGCAATGGTATACTAAGCCCTTTGTTACTTTCCATCAAATCAATGCCTTTGAAGACCGTGGCTGTGTGGTCCTTGACTTGTGCTGCCAGGATGATGGGAAAACTCTGGCTGTCTACAAGCTGCAGAATATGAGGAAGAGTGGAGCAGATTTAGATCAG ATTTTTGGCTCAGTAGCCCGAGCTTTCCCCCGTCGCTTTGTCCTCCCACTGAACGTGAATTCGGATACACCTGTGGGGAAGAATCTGAACCCTCTGTCTTACACGATGGCAAAGGCTGTGAAAGACTCAGATGACAAG GTCTGGTGCACACATGAAAATCTTCACCCTGATGGCTTTGAAGACTTTGGGGGTTTGGAGTTCCCCCAGATTAACTACTCTCAGTACAGTGGTAGGAGATACCGTTACTTCTACGGGTGTGGTTTTCGGCATTTCATCGGAGATTCCCTAATGAAGGTTGATGTGGAGACCAAGAATTTCCAG ATTTGGCAGGAAGACGGATCCTACCCCTCAGAGCCTGTTTTTGTGCCAGTGCCTAATGCCACGGCAGAAGACAGTGGAGTCATCTTGTCTGTTGTGATCTCCCCTGATGAG AACCGAAGTGCTTTCCTGCTTGTCTTGGATGCAGAGACCTTCACAGAACTGGGGCGAGCAGAAGTCCCAGTGCAAATGCCTTATGGATTCCATGGGATCTTCAGCTCTCGCtaa